A single region of the Lycium barbarum isolate Lr01 chromosome 2, ASM1917538v2, whole genome shotgun sequence genome encodes:
- the LOC132621209 gene encoding pterocarpan synthase 1-like, protein MAIPDFSFLPLLALPLLYWAFNLPKKTKLVFYVHDYLSGHDTSAITVAGKDGPQTSVLHFGTMVAVDDPVTEGPDPKSKLIGRAQGMYINSQLDGKGLHLMFSVIFTDGEFKGSTLEIQGADLFEMKEREFSIVSGTGYFRFVRGYGIMTTEFIDIPNLKAILKLDVTVKHY, encoded by the coding sequence ATGGCTATTCCTGATTTTTCATTCTTGCCACTTCTTGCACTGCCACTTCTCTACTGGGCTTTCAACTTGCCAAAGAAAACAAAGCTTGTGTTTTATGTCCATGATTATTTAAGTGGACATGACACATCTGCAATCACTGTGGCAGGTAAAGATGGTCCACAAACAAGTGTTCTTCATTTTGGGACTATGGTTGCAGTGGATGATCCAGTAACTGAAGGTCCAGATCCAAAGTCCAAATTAATTGGTAGAGCCCAAGGCATGTACATAAATTCACAATTAGATGGCAAAGGACTACACTTAATGTTCTCTGTTATTTTTACTGATGGGGAATTTAAAGGGAGTACTTTGGAGATTCAAGGTGCTGATCTTTttgaaatgaaagaaagggaattcTCAATTGTTTCAGGGACTGGCTATTTTAGATTTGTGAGAGGTTATGGTATAATGACAACTGAGTTTATTGATATTCCTAACTTGAAAGCCATTCTTAAGCTTGATGTTACTGTCAAGCACTACTGA
- the LOC132628723 gene encoding uncharacterized protein LOC132628723 translates to MVSQYQKVEWGKLVLLKGIILRHQFILWMALQRKLLTVDKVIKWGITVQTECVLCDTLLEETFDHLFFACPYSQHIWAAILTWLGVQRSIGDCNQEVNWLLQRISHSRPRACIMGFCFAAMVYHIWAERNERRFSNKQSSSLKRLKDVVVQLHIEGQNHSKWKSLWRN, encoded by the coding sequence ATGGTGTCTCAATACCAAAAAGTTGAGTGGGGCAAGCTGGTACTGCTGAAAGGTATAATTCTAAGGCACCAATTCATTTTGTGGATGGCACTGCAAAGAAAATTGTTAACTGTCGATAAAGTAATTAAGTGGGGCATCACAGTACAAACTGAATGTGTACTGTGTGACACCCTGCTAGAGGAAACTTTTGATCATCTATTTTTTGCTTGTCCATACTCTCAACATATATGGGCTGCTATCCTAACCTGGCTGGGTGTTCAAAGATCAATAGGGGACTGCAATCAGGAAGTGAACTGGCTACTACAGAGAATTAGTCATAGTCGACCAAGAGCTTGTATAATGGGATTTTGTTTTGCTGCTATGGTATACCACATATGGGCTGAAAGGAACGAAAGAAGATTCTCCAACAAACAATCTAGCAGCCTGAAGAGATTGAAAGATGTTGTTGTGCAACTGCATATTGAAGGACAAAATCATAGCAAGTGGAAGAGTCTTTGGAGAAACTAG